A genomic window from Salvia hispanica cultivar TCC Black 2014 chromosome 5, UniMelb_Shisp_WGS_1.0, whole genome shotgun sequence includes:
- the LOC125190465 gene encoding isoaspartyl peptidase/L-asparaginase 1, with product MGWAIALHGGAGDIPRSLPPERRQPREAALRHALQVGVAAIKAGRSPLDVVELVVRELEDHPHFNAGRGSVLTSDGTVEMEACIMDGNTKRCGAVSGLTTVKNAISLARLVMEKTPHIYLGFDGAEAFARDQGVETIESSHFITPENIERLKQAKEANRVQIDYTEPLTKVEEAPPSNGDSQLGTVGCVAVDGKGNLATATSTGGLVNKMVGRIGDTPIIGAGTYANKLCAVSATGKGEAIIRATVGRDVAALMEYKGLSLKEAAKYVIEECAPSRTAGLVAVSATGDVVMPFNTVGMFRACATEDGYTEVAIWDDETCS from the exons ATGGGTTGGGCTATAGCACTGCACGGCGGCGCCGGTGATATCCCTCGCTCGCTGCCACCGGAGCGCCGTCAGCCCCGAGAAGCAGCCCTCCGCCACGCTCTGCAGGTCGGCGTCGCTGCTATCAAAGCTGGTCGATCACCACTCGATGTCGTCGAACTCGTC GTCCGCGAATTGGAAGACCATCCGCACTTTAATGCTGGGAGAGGGTCTGTCTTGACAAGCGATGGAACAGTGGAAATGGAGGCTTGTATCATGGATGGGAATACGAAGCGTTGTGGAGCTGTTTCTGGCCTTACCACGGTCAAAAATGCAATCTCACTAGCAAGACTAGTTATGGAGAAAACTCCTCATATATATCTTGGATTTGATGGGGCAGAGGCTTTTGCAAGGGATCAG GGCGTGGAAACAATAGAGTCTAGCCATTTTATAACTCCAGAAAACATTGAAAGACTGAAACAAGCAAAAGAAGCTAATCGAGTTCAG ATCGATTATACAGAACCACTAACCAAAGTTGAAGAAGCACCACCTTCTAACGGAGACAGTCAGCTTGGGACAGTTGGGTGTGTGGCTGTGGACGGGAAAGGCAACCTAGCTACTGCTACATCAACTGGAGGATTAGTGAACAAGATGGTGGGGAGGATTGGAGACACGCCAATCATTGGAGCAGGAACTTACGCCAACAAGCTGTGCGCCGTATCTGCTACTGGCAAGGGTGAGGCCATCATTCGAGCCACAGTTGGCAGGGACGTCGCTGCTCTTATGGAGTACAAGGGGCTGTCTCTCAAAGAGGCAGCGAAATATGTGATTGAAGAGTGTGCACCCAGCCGTACAGCAGGTCTGGTCGCGGTGTCTGCAACAGGAGACGTCGTGATGCCGTTCAATACGGTAGGCATGTTCAGAGCCTGCGCTACTGAAGATGGTTATACTGAGGTGGCAATATGGGATGACGAGACTTGCAGTTGA
- the LOC125190466 gene encoding uncharacterized protein LOC125190466, producing the protein MPGFCMSRAATRIRARVHSRVRVRSPSQHYKKTASFIEPQDKSDGVGEFSIESCVPESESGNRVMIVVDSSPEARVALEWALSHTVQSHDTIVLLHVARKDGNTNWEIDQTAYDLMNTSKNMCQQKRPEVHVEMAVREGKDKGATIVEEAKRARVSLLVLGQRKQSFLRRLQMIWANKRNGNRFVDYCIQNANCMTIAVRRKHRKYGGYLITTKRHKNFWLLA; encoded by the exons ATGCCTGGCTTCTGCATGAGTCGTGCTGCGACACGCATCCGTGCCCGTGTCCACAGCCGTGTTCGGGTCCGCTCACCCTCCCAGCACTACAAGAAAACTGCAAGTTTCATCGAACCACAAGATAAGTCAGATGGGGTCGGTGAGTTCAGCATCGAGAGCTGCGTGCCTGAATCCGAATCCGGGAACAGAGTGATGATCGTGGTCGATTCGAGCCCCGAAGCTAGAGTGGCGCTCGAGTGGGCACTGTCCCACACGGTCCAGAGCCACGACACCATTGTTCTGTTGCATGTCGCCAGAAAGG ATGGGAATACGAACTGGGAGATTGATCAAACGGCATATGATCTTATGAACACCAGCAAAAATATGTGTCAACAGAAAAGACCAGAG GTGCATGTGGAGATGGCAGTCCGAGAAGGGAAGGACAAGGGGGCAACCATTGTTGAAGAGGCAAAACGAGCAAGGGTCTCGTTACTGGTTCTTGGACAACGAAAGCAGTCATTTCTAAGGCGACTACAGATGATTTGGGCAAACAAGAGAAACGGGAACAGGTTCGTGGACTACTGCATCCAGAATGCCAATTGTATGACGATCGCAGTTAGACGGAAACATAGGAAATATGGAGGATATTTGATCACTACCAAACGCCACAAGAACTTTTGGCTTCTGGCCTAG
- the LOC125190236 gene encoding truncated transcription factor CAULIFLOWER A-like: MGRGRVQLKRIENKINRQVTFSKRRSGLLKKANEISVLCDADVGLIVFSTKGKLFEYATDSCMERILERYERYSYAERQLKEPDPDSPASWTLEHAKLKARMEVLQRNQRHYMGEDVDTLSMKELQNLEHQLDDSLKHIRRRKNQLMNESISELQKKDKALQEQNNILAKKIKEREKETVAAAMEQQQNHNLNSSGFGHPHHMGMGSFNNSNEMYQVEGEGAVGGVSVTQHQNQFSNPVMPPWMLHS, from the exons atgGGGAGAGGGAGAGTGCAACTGAAGAGAATagagaacaaaattaatcGACAGGTGACCTTCTCGAAGCGGAGATCGGGGCTTCTCAAAAAGGCAAATGAGATCTCTGTCCTCTGCGACGCCGATGTTGGCTTAATCGTCTTCTCCACTAAGGGAAAGCTCTTCGAATATGCTACCGATTCATG TATGGAAAGGATCCTTGAACGATATGAAAGATATTCATATGCTGAAAGGCAGCTAAAAGAGCCTGACCCTGATTCACCG GCAAGCTGGACTTTGGAGCATGCTAAGCTCAAGGCTAGAATGGAGGTTCTGCAGAGAAACCAGAG GCATTATATGGGAGAAGATGTGGATACTCTTAGCATGAAAGAGCTGCAAAACTTGGAACATCAACTTGATGACTCTCTTAAACACATTCGCAGGCGCAAG AACCAACTCATGAATGAGTCCATTTCAGAGCTCCAAAAAAAG GACAAGGCATTGCAAGAGCAAAACAACATCCTAGCGAAGAAG ATCAAGGAGAGGGAAAAAGAGACGGTGGCGGCGGCAATGGAGCAACAACAAAACCATAACTTGAACTCTTCTGGTTTCGGTCACCCACATCATATGGGGATGGGATCTTTCAACAACAG CAATGAGATGTATCAAGTTGAAGGAGAAGGTGCGGTAGGGGGCGTGAGTGTAACACAACACCAAAATCAATTTTCGAATCCGGTAATGCCGCCGTGGATGCTACACTCATGA
- the LOC125189235 gene encoding protein FAR1-RELATED SEQUENCE 5-like: MARQAGGRDGIGYTILDAKNYLRSKRQRSMVYGEAGCLMRYFQDQLSKNPSFYHANQMDVEEHITNVFWADARMLIDYEYFGDVVSLDTTYCTNRDNRPLAVFSSFNHHRRAVIFGASLLYDETTASYKWLFETFLEAHKHKRSLTVFTEQDQAMAKALHEVMPDTFHGLCTWHLMQNGIKHLGNLMKEGSCFLTDFKKCMYGFEDEIKFEEAWSNLLTQYNLQNSTWLKHIYGVKTKWARCYIKAFTLGMRSTQLNESVNSSITNCTMPNLNIAQFFKNFERVVEDKRYSELKCDFEARQKLPRLRLENSPMLRQLSKIYTPSVFDLFQNEFDLFAAAYVKHKDETGSLFEYVIGLIDHDKELRVTYDPNTKMIHCSCRRFEMVGLICCHSVKVFDVLDVKLLPETYILKRWTKEARSGVVRDYTGNVVEEDCKLQSTERYRRLCQMLIRLANEASVQQSTFSLVHETMHDLYKRVMEMRSRDEDQENINNVNISSKISSIVASKEFKKKIGAKGSR, translated from the coding sequence atggCCAGACAAGCCGGGGGAAGAGATGGAATTGGTTACACTATCTTAGACGCTAAGAATTATCTTCGATCTAAGAGACAAAGAAGCATGGTATATGGTGAAGCCGGTTGTCTAATGAGGTACTTTCAAGATCAGTTGTCTAAAAATCCATCATTTTACCATGCGAACCAAATGGATGTGGAAGAACATATAACTAATGTTTTTTGGGCAGATGCAAGAATGTTGATTGATTATGAGTACTTTGGCGATGTTGTGTCATTGGATACCACATATTGTACAAATCGTGATAATAGACCACTTGCCGTATTCTCCAGTTTCAATCATCATAGAAGAGCTGTCATATTTGGTGCATCACTTTTGTATGATGAAACAACAGCATCATATAAATGGTTGTTTGAAACTTTTTTGGAGgcacacaaacacaaaaggTCTCTCACTGTCTTCACCGAACAAGATCAAGCTATGGCAAAAGCCTTGCATGAGGTAATGCCGGACACATTTCACGGATTATGCACttggcatttaatgcaaaatggAATCAAGCATCTGGGAAACCTCATGAAGGAAGGATCGTGTTTCTTGACAGATTTTAAGAAGTGTATGTATGGCTTTGAGGATGAAATCAAGTTTGAAGAGGCTTGGAGCAACTTATTGACACAGTATAATCTTCAAAACAGCACATGGTTGAAGCACATATATGGTGTGAAGACAAAATGGGCACGATGCTATATAAAAGCCTTCACGCTTGGTATGAGAAGCACACAACTTAATGAGAGTGTCAATTCTAGCATCACGAATTGTACGATGCCCAATTTGAACATTGCTcaattttttaagaattttgagCGGGTTGTGGAGGATAAACGGTATAGTGAACTAAAGTGTGACTTTGAGGCACGCCAAAAGTTACCCAGATTGAGGTTAGAGAACTCCCCCATGTTACGTCAGCTTTCTAAGATCTATACTCCATCAGTGTTTGATTTATTCCAGAATGAGTTTGACTTATTTGCAGCTGCATATGTAAAGCATAAAGATGAAACAGGGTCATTATTTGAATATGTTATTGGGCTAATTGATCATGATAAGGAATTGAGGGTGACCTATGATCCCAATACTAAGATGATTCACTGTAGTTGTCGAAGGTTTGAGATGGTTGGATTAATATGTTGTCATTCTGTGAAAGTGTTTGATGTGTTAGACGTGAAGTTGCTTCCAGAGACTTATATTCTTAAGAGGTGGACTAAAGAAGCTAGAAGTGGTGTAGTACGTGACTATACAGGTAATGTAGTTGAAGAAGATTGTAAATTACAAAGTACTGAGCGGTATCGAAGACTATGCCAAATGCTTATTAGGTTGGCTAATGAAGCTTCTGTGCAGCAATCCACTTTCTCCTTGGTGCATGAGACAATGCATGATCTATACAAAAGGGTGATGGAAATGCGTTCAAGAGATGAGGATCAAGAAAACATTAACAATGTGAATATCTCTTCAAAGATCTCTTCTATAGTAGCATCAAAAGAATTCAAGAAGAAAATTGGTGCAAAAGGTTCGAGATGA
- the LOC125189237 gene encoding uncharacterized protein LOC125189237: protein MNSESSSHSRSDEEISHSSSEEEVPPAPTGWDVAGFANNPVNNYISRFIQSELARMQQPPQRPIRRRRRYIHPDHAGGHDRLFADYFAEEPRYPADVFRRQFRMRRSLFLRIVNALSARYPEFQLQRDATGKLGLSPLQKCTVAIRQLAYGGSADMFDEYLQCGETTGNECLKNFCQGVREIFGGHYLRSPDAADCQFLLDWHWRTHGFPGMLGSIDCMHWQWKNCPTAWRGQFTTGYKDSRKYFARAQESARKDVERAFGVLQARFALVKGPTCFYYQGDIADIMYACIIMHNMIIEDEHEGVLNVTSVASSSHGVSTESESARRGVPYNEHERFKAFMDIHQKEAHRALQHDMIEELWANRNRAHRP, encoded by the exons atgaattctgAATCATCTTCTCATTCTCGGTCCGACGAGGAGAtatctcattcttcttccgaagaGGAGGTACCTCCCGCTCCCACCGGATGGGATGTCGCGGGTTTCGCCAACAACCCAGTCAACAACTATATCTCCCGTTTCATACAAAGCGAGCTTGCTCGAATGCAGCAGCCACCCCAACGGCCAATCCGCAGGCGGCGCCGATACATCCACCCCGACCACGCTGGTGGGCACGATCGGCTGTTCGCCGATTATTTTGCTGAGGAACCACGTTATCCGGCAGATGTATTTCGTCGCCAATTCAGAATGCGCCGCTCCCTCTTCCTGCGCATTGTTAATGCGTTGTCCGCGCGTTACCCCGAGTTCCAGCTCCAGCGAGACGCCACAGGGAAGCTCGGTCTATCGCCCCTGCAGAAATGCACTGTTGCCATCCGACAATTGGCATATGGAGGGTCCGCCGACATGTTCGATGAGTATCTGCAATGCGGCGAGACGACTGGCAACGAGTGCCTGAAGAATTTTTGTCAGGGCGTGCGAGAGATATTTGGGGGGCACTACCTTCGCTCGCCGGACGCAGCTGACTGCCAGTTCCTGCTGGATTGGCACTGGAGGACCCACGGCTTTCCGGGGATGCTCGGCAGCATCGACTGTATGCACtggcagtggaagaactgcccaACCGCGTGGCGAGGCCAGTTCACTACCGGCTACAAAG ATAGTAGAAAGTATTTTGCCCGAGCGCAAGAGTctgcgcgcaaggatgtggagagggcGTTTGGGGTGCTCCAAGCACGATTTGCACTGGTAAAGGGCCCGACGTGCTTTTACTACCAGGGGGATAttgccgacatcatgtatgcgtgcatcatcatgcataacatgatcatcGAGGATGAACACGAAGGCGTCCTCAACGTCACCAGTGTTGCATCATCGAGTCACGGTGTCTCAACCGAGTCCGAGTCCGCCCGCCGGGGTGTACCGTACAACGAACATGAACGGTTCAAGGCGTTCATGGACATACACCAAAAGGAGGCCCATCGAGCACTACAACACGATATGATCGAAGAATTGTGGGCAAATAGAAACCGCGCCCaccgcccttga
- the LOC125187110 gene encoding UDP-arabinopyranose mutase 1: MAASTPLLKDELDIVIPTIRNLDFLEMWRPFFQPYHLIIVQDGDPSKTIKVPEGFDYELYNRNDINKILGPKASCISFKDSACRCFGYMVSKKKYIFTIDDDCFVAKNPSGEDINALEQHIKNLLSPSSPFFFNTLYDPYREGADFVRGYPFSLREGVSTAVSHGLWLNIPDYDAPTQLVKPRERNTRYVDAVMTIPKGTLFPMCGMNLAFDRELIGPAMYFGLMGDGQPIGRYDDMWAGWCIKVICDHLGWGVKTGLPYIWHSKASNPFVNLKKEYKGIYWQEELIPFFQSVVLPKECTTVQKCYIEISKLVKAKLGKVDDYFIKLADAMVTWIEAWDELNPLGTTGRLPNGTTK; the protein is encoded by the exons ATGGCAGCCTCGACGCCGCTGCTCAAGGATGAGCTCGACATCGTGATCCCGACGATCAGAAACCTGGATTTCCTGGAGATGTGGCGCCCGTTTTTCCAGCCGTATCATCTGATCATTGTGCAGGACGGCGATCCATCGAAGACGATCAAGGTGCCCGAGGGCTTCGATTACGAGCTCTACAATAGGAACGATATCAATAAGATTCTAGGCCCCAAGGCCAGCTGCATTTCCTTCAAGGATTCCGCTTGCCGCTGCTTCGGCTACATGGTTTCTAAGAAGAAGTACATTTTCACCATTGATGACGATTGCTTC GTTGCCAAAAATCCATCTGGGGAGGACATCAACGCACTCGAGCAGCACATCAAGAACCTGCTGTCACCATCATCTCCGTTTTTCTTCAACACCCTTTATGATCCCTACCGTGAGGGTGCAGACTTTGTCCGGGGGTACCCCTTCAGTCTCCGTGAAGGTGTGTCAACTGCCGTGTCTCACGGTCTTTGGCTTAACATCCCTGACTACGACGCGCCCACTCAACTTGTCAAGCCACGCGAGAGGAACACCAG GTATGTTGATGCAGTCATGACAATTCCAAAGGGAACTCTGTTCCCAATGTGTGGGATGAACCTAGCTTTCGACCGTGAGTTGATTGGCCCTGCAATGTACTTCGGATTAATGGGAGACGGCCAGCCCATTGGGCGCTATGACGACATGTGGGCTGGTTGGTGCATTAAG GTGATCTGCGACCACTTAGGTTGGGGCGTGAAGACCGGCTTGCCATACATCTGGCACAGCAAGGCCAGCAATCCGTTTGTGAATCTCAAGAAGGAATACAAGGGCATCTACTGGCAGGAAGAGCTGATCCCGTTCTTCCAATCTGTCGTCCTCCCAAAGGAATGCACCACCGTGCAGAAATGCTACATCGAGATCTCCAAGCTGGTGAAGGCGAAGCTGGGGAAGGTGGACGACTACTTCATAAAGCTGGCAGATGCAATGGTGACCTGGATCGAAGCATGGGACGAGCTCAACCCGCTGGGAACAACCGGCCGCCTCCCCAACGGCACAACCAAGTAG
- the LOC125187923 gene encoding uncharacterized protein LOC125187923 — MVKMMAAAAIPYSPLLLKSMASRKPISFAAKTVTSKKGTTGSKPKLLTRVEQLRLLSKAEKAGLLSAAEKSGLSLSAIERLGLLSKAEEFGVLSAATNPGTATGLLNISLSLLVLGPAFVFLVPEDYPWEIGLQVAVALLSIVGGSAAFAASNLVSTLQKSS; from the exons ATGGTGAAGATGATGGCTGCCGCAGCTATCCCATATTCACCTCTTCTTCTCAAATCCATGGCTTCCCGGAAGCCCATTTCTTTTGCTGCCAAAACTGTCACCTCTAAAAAG GGTACAACGGGGTCGAAGCCGAAGCTGCTGACACGGGTGGAGCAGCTACGGCTCCTCAGCAAGGCGGAGAAGGCGGGGCTGCTGTCGGCGGCCGAGAAGTCGGGGCTGTCGCTGTCGGCAATCGAGAGGCTCGGGCTACTGTCGAAAGCGGAGGAATTTGGGGTTCTCTCGGCAGCCACGAACCCCGGGACGGCGACAGGGCTTCTTAACATCAGCTTGAGTTTGTTGGTTTTGGGACCTGCATTTGTTTTCTTAGTGCCAGAGGACTACCCTTGGGAAATAGGCCTTCAGGTTGCGGTTGCTCTGCTTTCTATAGTTGGTGGCTCTGCTGCTTTTGCTGCATCAAATCTTGTATCCACTTTGCAGAAATCTAGTTAG
- the LOC125187922 gene encoding probable RNA-binding protein EIF1AD, which translates to MKGGRKNLKRAVEAEMMALQQGQNIMQVVDLRGSNLIEVMDAKGQHLLAIFPAKFQKSMWIKRGNFVVVDESGREEAIESGRKVAGILTQVLYHDQVRLLQKSSEWPEIFRSSSQESSAQGTPNQVDVCLNDDECSTDDDDEGLPPLEANTNRVNPLLLHSDADSTSDSDIENDS; encoded by the exons ATGAAAGGGGGAAGGAAGAATCTCAAGAGGGCTGTTGAGGCAGAGATGATGGCGCTTCAACAAGGGCAAAACATAATGCAGGTTGTCGATTTGAGGGGCTCTAATCTGATTGAG GTAATGGATGCAAAAGGGCAACATCTACTAGCAATATTTCCAGCAAAATTCCAGAAAAGTATGTGGATCAAGCGAGGGAACTTCGTCGTTGTAGATGAAAGTGGGAGAGAGGAGGCCATTGAATCTGGCAGAAAGGTGGCTGGCATCCTCACTCAAGTGCTTTACCACGATCAAGTTCGTCTGCTCCAAAAATCCTCTGAATGGCCAGAGATTTTCAGATCCTCGTCTCAGGAGAGCTCAGCGCAAGGTACCCCCAATCAAGTAGATGTATGTTTGAATGATGATGAATGTTCGaccgatgatgatgatgaagggCTTCCGCCTTTGGAAGCAAATACAAACAGAGTGAATCCTTTGCTGTTGCATTCGGATGCAGACTCTACATCTGATTCTGATATTGAGAATGATTCTTAG